The Oryzias latipes chromosome 16, ASM223467v1 genome includes a region encoding these proteins:
- the LOC105356074 gene encoding myelin-associated glycoprotein-like, which translates to MVRTLTLLLLGCLMEDVFGNQFRVSLPQTVEAVTGSCLTIPCSFEIESEYEKHLNKKCEAKWQSTTEVKENQRTNLKLTTTKDMMGDLTKKNCTSTFKNMNPKHSDQYYFRLDCGQPLQYTYTHSPLTIVVKGKFSFLFKYSICFLMQTIQTGQCIFLPDVPPSPTLSPSAQEVKEGTSVSLTCSAPASCLLHPPSLTWTPKLAHSQETLKENQDQTKVQISVLNFTASHLHHGKRITCTAVYWKHGGSNVSVNSSLTAEVKCRFLCFRCLLLLLNTTTTFYDENIYNFHICLKFFLDSPKDTRVSVSPSGPAPENRSLSLTCSSDARPPVQNYSWYRDDGGQETLIGHGRVLNITTWIHNRVYFCKAENELGAGRSNNTHINVHFPPWIRPFSNCTKAGNQINCSCETEGNPAPTLSWSLNGKTINQSDTIEINTDSPNSTYLRSSIILSLSQKRFFSALICSSLNSLGSTEHQFSLNDLKTPGESTAYIIIIQTNSMIKIQNIGGKKEFFTQAKDFF; encoded by the exons atgGTCAGAACGCTCACTTTGCTTCTCTTAGGCTGTTTGATGGAGG ATGTCTTTGGTAACCAGTTCAGAGTCAGTCTGCCGCAGACTGTGGAGGCTGTGACTGGATCTTGTTTGACCATTCCCTGCTCTTTTGAGATAGAGAGTGAATATGAAAAACATctcaacaaaaaatgtgaagCCAAATGGCAAAGTACAACAGAGGTCAAAGAGAATCAGAGGACAAATCTAAAACTAACTACAACTAAAGACATGATGGGAGAtctgacaaagaaaaactgcacCTCGACCTTCAAAAACATGAATCCAAAACACTCAGATCAATATTACTTCAGACTGGATTGTGGTCAACCCCTGCAATACACTTATACACATTCTCCATTGACAATAGTGGTCAAGGgtaagttttcatttttgttcaagtacagtatttgctttttaatgcaGACTATTCAAACTGGC CAATGCATCTTCCTCCCAGATGTTCCTCCTTCACCGACTCTGAGTCCATCAGCTCAGGAAGTGAAGGAGGGAACCTCAGTGAGTCTGACGTGCTCGGCTCCAgcttcctgtctgcttcatcctccATCTCTGACATGGACGCCCAAACTGGCCCACAGTCAGGAGACACTGAAGGAGAACCAGGACCAAACCAAAGTCCAGATCTCTGTTCTTAACTTCACTGCTTCACACCTCCATCATGGAAAGAGAATAACATGCACAGCTGTCTACTGGAAACATGGAGGCTCTAATGTATCTGTTAACTCGTCTTTAACAGCTGAAGTTAAATGTAGGTTTCTGTGCTTtagatgtttattattattattaaacacaACTACTACATTTTATGatgaaaatatttataattttcatatatgtttaaaattctttttagaTTCCCCTAAAGACACCAGAGTTTCAGTCAGTCCTTCTGGTCCAGCACCAGAAAACAGAAGCTTGAGTCTGACGTGCAGCAGTGATGCCCGTCCTCCAGTTCAGAACTACAGCTGGTACAGAGATGATGGAGGCCAGGAGACTCTGATTGGACATGGGAGAGTTTTAAACATCACAACATGGATTCACAACAGAGTTTATTTCTGCAAAGCTGAAAATGAACTGGGAGCTGGACGTTCCAACAACACTCACATAAATGTTCACT TTCCACCATGGATCCGACCTTTCTCTAATTGTACAAAAGCTGGAAACCAGATCAACTGTTCCTGTGAAACTGAGGGGAACCCTGCTCCCACTTTGAGCTGGTCTTTGAATGGAAAAACAATCAATCAGTCTGACACCATTGAAATCAACACAGACTCTCCAAACAGTACATATCTGAGAAGCAGCATCATTCTGAGTCTGtcacagaaaaggtttttttctgcattgatCTGCTCCAGTTTGAACTCTCTGGGATCAACTGAACATCAGTTTAGTTTAAACGACCTAAAGACTCCGGGTGAGTCAACTGCATACATCATTATAATTCAAACAAACTCaatgataaaaatacaaaacattggtGGGAAAAAGGAATTTTTCACCCAGgcgaaagattttttttaa